From a region of the Alphaproteobacteria bacterium genome:
- a CDS encoding response regulator transcription factor, translating to MRVLLVEDDPATSKSIELMLKSEGMVVDAAGLGEDGLDIAKLYDYDIVILDLMLPDMDGFEVLRRLRANKVETPVLILTGLADTDRKVKGLSGGADDYLTKPFDKGELIARLQAIVRRAKGHAQSVIHTGKLAVNLESRVASVNNEPLKLTGKEYGILELLSLRKGATLTKETFLNHLYGGIDEPELKIIDVFICKLRKKLAQATGGESYIETVWGRGYVLRDPEDKG from the coding sequence ATGCGCGTCTTGTTGGTGGAAGACGATCCGGCGACCAGCAAAAGCATCGAACTGATGCTGAAGAGCGAAGGCATGGTGGTGGATGCCGCAGGCCTGGGCGAAGACGGGCTGGATATCGCCAAGCTGTACGATTACGACATCGTCATCCTGGATCTGATGCTGCCCGACATGGACGGCTTCGAAGTGCTGCGTCGTTTGCGCGCCAACAAGGTGGAAACGCCGGTTCTGATTCTGACCGGCTTGGCCGACACCGACCGCAAGGTCAAGGGGCTTTCCGGCGGCGCCGACGATTACCTGACCAAGCCCTTCGACAAGGGCGAGCTGATCGCGCGCCTGCAAGCCATCGTGCGCCGCGCCAAGGGCCATGCGCAATCGGTGATTCATACCGGCAAGCTGGCGGTCAATCTGGAAAGCCGCGTGGCCAGCGTCAACAATGAACCCTTGAAGCTGACGGGCAAGGAATACGGCATCTTGGAATTGCTCAGCCTGCGCAAGGGCGCCACGCTGACCAAGGAAACCTTCCTCAATCATCTGTATGGCGGCATCGACGAGCCGGAACTGAAGATCATCGACGTCTTCATTTGCAAGCTGCGCAAGAAGCTGGCCCAGGCCACCGGCGGCGAAAGCTATATCGAAACCGTCTGGGGGCGCGGCTATGTGCTGCGCGATCCGGAAGACAAGGGATAG